In one Bradyrhizobium sp. 4 genomic region, the following are encoded:
- a CDS encoding TetR family transcriptional regulator has translation MNEAVILTPERILEVTEDVLRRYGLAKATVVDVARALDVSHGSVYRHFPSKASLREAVAKRWLDRIDAPLRQLAEEQGPAPARLDRWLRTLFAAKRSRVLDDPEMFDTYLTLAREACAAVKCHKDTMIDQIAAILTDGVTQGVFAVDDVKATARAIFDATVRFHHPAHADEWKDADLAARVDATLALVLRGLKAA, from the coding sequence ATGAACGAAGCCGTTATCTTGACGCCGGAGCGGATCCTCGAAGTCACCGAGGACGTGCTGCGGCGTTACGGACTCGCCAAGGCCACCGTGGTCGACGTGGCCCGTGCGCTCGATGTGAGCCACGGCAGCGTCTACCGCCATTTCCCGAGCAAGGCCTCGTTGCGCGAGGCCGTCGCAAAACGCTGGCTGGACCGCATCGACGCGCCCTTACGCCAGCTCGCCGAAGAGCAGGGCCCGGCCCCGGCGCGGCTCGACCGCTGGCTGCGCACCCTGTTCGCCGCCAAGCGTTCGCGCGTGCTCGACGACCCCGAGATGTTCGACACCTATCTGACTCTGGCGCGCGAGGCCTGTGCAGCCGTCAAATGTCACAAGGACACCATGATCGACCAGATCGCGGCGATCCTGACCGACGGCGTGACGCAGGGCGTGTTCGCCGTGGACGACGTCAAGGCCACCGCACGCGCGATCTTCGATGCCACCGTCCGCTTTCACCATCCGGCTCATGCCGACGAATGGAAGGACGCCGATCTCGCGGCGCGCGTCGATGCCACGCTGGCGCTGGTATTGCGCGGGCTGAAGGCGGCGTGA